Below is a window of Sulfitobacter sp. BSw21498 DNA.
CACTAGAATATCCGCGGTTTTCATGGCTTCGCCCAGTTCAGAGCGGGTCATCGGCGTGTCATCTTCGCGCAACGTCACATTGAACAGTTCCGTCAATCGCTTTTCGACGACTTCCGGCAACCGTCGCGTGACTACAACACTTAGCGGTTGCTTTGACATTGTGGGCCTCCCAAATATGGCTTTGCACTGTGCTTGATGGCATGGTGTCCCAAGCAGAGACGAGGCACAAGAACCTCGCAGGGCAAAACTGCATTAAATCAACGGCAATAGACCAGACAGGCAGTCATGATACCGAAGTTACGTTCCGTCCTTTTAGGCGCTTTTGCAGCTGTTCACCTGTTCAGCGCCCCCGTTTATTCGGAAGAGGTCGGACAGGTGACGAACCTGCCGGTGCCCCGCTTTGTGTCTATGAAAGCCAGCGAGGGGAATGTGCGGCGCGGTCCTTCGCTGACGCACCGGATCGATTGGGTGTTCAAACATCGCGACCTGCCCCTGCGCATCACGGCAGAGCACGGCCACTGGCGCCGCGTCGAAGACCGCGACGGCATGGGCGGCTGGGTCCATTATTCCCTATTATCCGGCACGCGCACCGTTTTGGTCGAACAGGACCGCCTGCAATTGCGGGCGCGTCCCGACCCAAAGGCCCCTATCGAGGCAGAACTTGAACTGGGCGTGATCGCGCGGCTCGGGGCATGCGACCTTGAATGGTGCTACTTGCGGGTCGACGGCTTTAAGGGCTGGGCCCCCAAGGCGCGGCTGTGGGGCGTGGGCGCGCAAGAACTGCGCGACTAGCCCCGCAATTGCACATGGCGCGATCTTGGGCTTAGGTGACGCAACACCTTGCCCAATGATCAGGAGCCCCCATGCAAGCAGTCACCTATTCAACC
It encodes the following:
- a CDS encoding SH3 domain-containing protein encodes the protein MIPKLRSVLLGAFAAVHLFSAPVYSEEVGQVTNLPVPRFVSMKASEGNVRRGPSLTHRIDWVFKHRDLPLRITAEHGHWRRVEDRDGMGGWVHYSLLSGTRTVLVEQDRLQLRARPDPKAPIEAELELGVIARLGACDLEWCYLRVDGFKGWAPKARLWGVGAQELRD